The sequence below is a genomic window from Streptomyces sp. B21-105.
TCCGGCCTTCCGGGACCGAGCCGCTGGTCCGGGTGATGGTCGAGGCGGCGGACATCGATCAGGCGCGGGCTGTTGCGGGGCGGCTGGCGGATGTAGTGAAGTCCGCGCTGGGTTAGCCGAGGGCGGGCCGGGGCGGATCGGGTTCGGGGTGCTGCGCGTCGCGGGGTGCGGGTGTGTTGTGGCTGGTCGCGCAGTTCCCTGCGCCCCTTGGGGGGTTGGGGTGGGCGGGTCAGGGGTGTTGGGTTCGGCGGTGTTGGGTTGACCAGGCCCATTTTTGGAGGAGCAGGGTCAGGGTGCCGGCCAGGACGATGCCCAGGAGGTTCAGCAGGAGTTGTTTCGCCGAGCCCCATGTCTGGCTCATGTCGCCGTAGCTGAGGGCCACCGCCGCGTTCGCCGCCGCCGGGACCGTCGTCACCGAGATGGCGACGCCGACCAGGGCGCCCGACTTCGCCGAGGTCAGGGAGAGGGTGCCGGCGACTCCGGCGAGCACGGCGACGACGAAGGAGAACCAGTCCGGGGCGTAGACGAAGCCGGTCTGGGGGCGGTCACCCTCCAGTTTGGCCTCGCTGAACAGGCTGACCGCGTCCATGAAGAGGCTGAAGCCGACGGTTGCCGCCATCGCCACCGCGAAGCCGACCAGCAGGGCGATCAGGGAGCGCACGGCCAAACGGGGTGCGCGCTGCACGATCGCCGTGCACACGCCGGCCAGCGGGCCGAACTCCGGGCCCACCGCCATCGCTCCGACGATCAGGACCGCGTTGTCGAGCACCACACCGCAGGCCGCGATCATCGTGGCCAGTGTGATGAAGGCGAGGTAGGTGACGGAGAGCGTCGAGTCCTCGTGGGTCGCGTCGGTCAGGTGCTCCCACAGGACGGCGTCGGCGGCTTCGCCGGGGGCCTCCGCCTCGGCCTTGTCCGCGCGCCGGGAGAGCGACAGGTCGATGTTCTCCACGGCGATCGAGCCGGTCTCCTCCAGGCCCAACTGCTGCAACCGGGTGAGGAGTTCGTCGCCCGCCTCGCGGGCCACGTCGCACAGGACGACGTCGCCGGCCGGGTTGCGGGCGGCCCGGGGCAGGACCACGAGGTGGGTGGCCCCGACGGTCCGCTCGATGAGACGGACGACGTCGTCGGTCCGCTCCGCCGGGGTGATCAGACGCAGGTGCAGCATGGGGGCAGGGTAGCCGTCAGAGTTTGCGCAGCCGCAGCCGCTGGACCTTGTGGTCGGGCCCCTTGCGGACCACGAGGCCGGCCCGCCCGCGGGTGGGGGCGATGTTCTCCACCAGGTTCGGCTTGTTGATGGTGCGCCAGAGCGTGCGCGCGTAGTCGAGGGCCTCCTCCTCGGAGACCTGGGTGTACTTGCGGAAGTACGAGTCCGGGTTCTGGAAGGCGGTCTGACGCAGTTTCCGGAACCGGCTGAGGTACCAGCGCTCGATGTCCTCGGTGCTCGCGTCGACGTACACGCTGAAGTCGAAGTAGTCGGCGAGGCCGACGCGGGTGCGGCCGTCGCTGCCGGGCAGGGCGGGCTGCAGGACGTTCAGGCCCTCGACGATGAGGATGTCGGGGCGGCGGACGGTGAGCCGCCGGTCGGGGACGATGTCGTAGATCAGGTGGGAGTAGACCGGCGCGGTGACCTCGCCCTTGCCCGCCTTGATGTCGGCGACGAAACGGGTCAGCGCGCGGCGGTCGTAGGACTCGGGGAAGCCCTTGCGGGACATCAGGCCGCGGGCTTCGAGTTCGCGGGTGGGCAGCAGGAAGCCGTCCGTGGTGACCAGCTCGACGCGCGGGTGCTCCGGCCAGCGGGAGAGCAGCGCCTGCAGCAGGCGGGCGACCGTCGACTTGCCGACGGCGACCGAGCCGGCGACGCCTATCACGAAGGGGGTGCCGGACTGCGAGCCCTTCTCGCCCAGAAAGGTGTTCAGTGCGCCGCGCAGGCCGTCGGTGGCGCCCACGTAGAGGTTGAGGAGGCGGGAGAGCGGGAGGTAGATGTCCCGCACCTCGTCGAGGTCGATGACGTCGCCCAGGCCGCGCAGCTTCTCGAGCTCCTCGGCGGTCAGCGGCAGCGGGGTCTTCTCCCGCAGCGCGCTCCACTCGGATCGGGTGAGGTCGACGTAGGGAGTCGCCTCCGGCCTGTGCCGGTGGGCGCTCCGGGGCATCGGGGGGACCGGAGAGATCACAGTCCATTGTTAACGGAGTTTGAACGCGATGGCGGGTGGGCTCCGTCACGCCCGGGCGGGGCGGCGTACACCCGCGGGAATTTCCGGAATCGGGCACGTGGAGGCTCTTTCGGGGCGGGGATCGGCCGTAGGCTGCCGCGCATGTGCGGAATCGTGGGATACGTGGGGTCTCAGTCGGCGCTCGACGTCGTGATGGCCGGACTGAAGCGGCTGGAATACCGGGGGTACGACTCGGCGGGCGTCGCCGTGCCGGCCGACGGGGGGCTCGCCGCGGCGAAGAAGGCGGGCAAGCTCGTCAATCTGGAGAAGGAACTGACGGAGTGGCCGCTGCCGGCCGGGACGACGGGCATCGGGCACACCCGGTGGGCCACGCACGGCGGGCCCACCGACGTCAACGCCCATCCTCATCTCGACAACGCGGGGCGGGTCGCCGTCGTGCACAACGGGATCATCGAGAACTTCGCGGCGCTGCGGGCCGAGCTGGCCGAGCGGGGACACGAGCTGCTGTCGGAGACCGACACCGAGGCCGTCGCCCATCTGCTCGCCGAGGAGTTCTCCGTGACGTCCGACCTGGCGGAGGCGATGCGGCTGGTGTGCCGGCGGCTGGAGGGCGCGTTCACGCTGGTCGCGGTGCACGCGGACGAGCCGGACGTGGTGGTGGGCGCGCGACGGAACTCGCCGCTCGTGGTGGGCGTTGGCGAGGGCGAGGCTTTTCTCGCCTCGGACGTCGCCGCGTTCATCGCCCACACGCGGTCGGCGGTCGAACTGGGTCAGGACCAGGTGGTGGAGCTGCGCCGGGACGGGGTGACGGTCACGGGGTTCGACGGCCGGCCGGCCGAGGTGCGGTCGTACCACGTCGACTGGGACGCGTCGGCGGCGGAGAAGGGGGGTTACGACTACTTCATGCTGAAGGAGATCGCCGAGCAGCCCAAGGCGGTGGCCGACACCCTGCTGGGCCGGATCGACGCCGGCGGCTCGCTGACGCTGGACGAGGTGCGGATCCCCGCGCGGGAGCTCCGGGAGATCGACAAGATCGTCGTCGTCGCCTGCGGGACGGCCTTCCACGCCGGGCTGATCGCCAAGTACGCCATCGAGCACTGGACGCGCATCCCGTGCGAGGTGGAGCTGGCCAGCGAGTTCCGCTACCGGGACCCGATCCTGGGCGCCCGGTCGCTGGTCATCGCGATCTCCCAGTCCGGCGAGACGATGGACACGCTGATGGCGCTGCGGCACGCGCGGGACCAGGGGTCCAAGGTGCTCGCCATCTGCAACACCAACGGGTCGACCATCCCCCGTGAGTCGGACGCCGTGCTCTACACGCACGCGGGGCCGGAGGTGGCCGTCGCGTCCACCAAGGCGTTCCTGACCCAGCTGGTGGCGTGCTACCTCGTCGCCCTGTATCTCGGGCAGGTGCGCGGCACCAAGTGGGGGGACGAGATCCGGGCCGTCGTCCGGGACCTGGCGCGGATCTCCGGCGAGGTGGAGCGGGTGCTGGAGACCATGGAGCCGGTGCGGGAGCTGGCCCGCTCGCTGGCCGACAAGGACACCGTGCTGTTCCTCGGGCGGCACGTGGGCTATCCCGTCGCGCTGGAGGGCGCGCTGAAGCTGAAGGAGCTCGCCTATATGCACGCGGAGGGATTCGCGGCGGGCGAGCTGAAGCACGGGCCGATCGCCCTCATCGAGGAGGGCCTGCCCGTGGTGGTGGTCGTGCCCTCACCGCGCGGCCGGTCCGTCCTGCACGACAAGATCGTCTCCAACATCCAGGAGATCCGGGCGCGAGGGGCGTGCACCATCGTGATCGCGGAGGAGGGGGACGAGGCGGTCGTGCCGTACGCCGACCACCTCGTGCGGATCCCCGCCACGCCGGTGCTGCTCCAGCCGCTGGTGGCGACGGTGCCGTTGCAGGTGTTCGCGTGCGAGCTGGCGACCGCGCGGGGCAACGAGGTGGATCAGCCGCGCAACCTCGCGAAGTCGGTCACCGTGGAGTAGGGGAACAGGCGGATGCCCGCGGGAGTCAGACGGATGCTCGCGCGTGGGGGCGTTCCGTGTCCCCCACGCGGGCGGGTGGTCAGCGGCGGGTGCGGCGTCTGCGGGCGGCGAAGAGTTTCCAGGTCGTGAGGAGCAGCGGCAGTTCCATGATCCAGAGGCCGGTGACCGCGTCCCACTGCGGGTCAGCCATCGCGGACTCGTCGGCGGTGACGACCCCGCACAGCACGCCCCAGGCCGCCGCGAGCAGGCCCACCAGCCAGAGGGCGGTGGTCCAGCCCCGCACCGAGCCGTCGGCGCCGGCCGTCCGGGCCGTCGGGGGCCGCTTGCGCGGCTGCGGCTGCGGGATGCGGTCGGGTTCGCGGGCCGGCATCCGCACGATCGCGTCGTCGGGCACGGCCGCGTCCAGCGCCGCGATGCGGTCCGGCGTAACGCCCTTGTACAGCGTCGGCTCCACGGTGACCGGGAAACCGTCGTGGCCGGTGAGGGCACGGGCGCCGTCGGGATACGCGGTCATCGCCGCGCAGGCGTCGTAGCGGACGGTGACTGGGCCCTTCGGGGTGAGCAGGCTGACGCCCTCCGCACCGATGACCAGGGTGACGTCCTCGTCCTCCAGGGACGGGTGGCGGGTGCCGGTCACGGCGGCCGTCGAGAACTGCGGGGCGAGGGTGAGCCCCGCCCAGTCGACGCCCCGGCCGGGCACCTGCAGCAGCGCGGCGTCCCACGCCTGGCGGGCGACCTCGTGCAGGTCCCGAGTCGTCACCGCGTTCAGCTCGGCCCGGAGCTGGTCGGGGGTGAGGATGCGATGCCCGATCAGCAGGCTCAGCGCGTACGAGGGGAGCAACGCCGCGCCGAGGTCGGGAGTGTCGTACACCTTGAGGAGCTTGGCGCGGACGGAGTCCAGCTCGGCCTGCTCGATACGGCCCGCGCGCAGCCGGGCGAGGGTGTCGACGAAGCCGCCGACGACCGCGTCCTGCTTCTGCGGGAGGGCGTCGGCGTACGCGGTGAGGGTGGCGAACTCGGCGTCGCGCGGGCTGTAGTCGGCCTCCGCGGAGTAGGAGTAGCCGCCCTCCTGGCGCAGGTCCTGGAAGAGGGCCCGGCCGAGGACGTCCGCGAAGACACTGGCCGCGGTGGAGCGGCGCAGCACCGAGGTGAGGACCACGTGTCCGTCGTCGCCGCCGATGAACGCCGGCGTGACGGGCAGGGCGCTGGTCGCGGCGGGGGCGGGGAAGCGGGAGCCCCGGGGGAGGGTCAGGTCCAGGCCCTCGGGGACATGGTCGCCGGCGATCCACAGGACCGCGTTGTCCCTGGTGAAGCGGGTCTCGGCCCAGTGGCGGACCTGATCGGGAGTGAGGCTCCAGGTGCCCAGTTCGTTGTAGCTGGACAGTCCGTAGCTCTGGGCGCCGTACCGCCACAGCGGCATCCGGTGCTGGGGTCCGCCGCCGCGGCCGGCCGCCTCCGTGCGGAGGATCTCCCGCTCGGTCTCCAGCCGCTCCATCGGCAGGTCCCGCAGTGCGGCGCACACACTGTTCAGGTACTCGACCACCTCCTCCTCGCTGCCGTGCACGTGGAAGAGGGTGTACGTGTTCGCCGTCGCACCGTTGTAGTGCAGGTCGGACAGGCCCAGGCGGTGCAGGGCGAGGTGCTCGACGAGGTGGGTGAGACCGGCGGTGGCCAGCGTCTCGTCGGCGCGGCCCACCCGGAAGAAGAGTCCGGCGGTGATCTCCTTGCCGGAGGCGGGGGCCGGGGCGTAGAGGGTGGGCACACCGTTCGTGGTGGTGTGCGAGACGAGGCCTTCGAGAGCGGCGAGGCCGTCGAGGTCGTCGTGCGGGGTGAGGCCGTCCAGGTCGTCGACGTCGTCGTGCTTGTGCAGGTTCGTGGTCATCGGACGCCGCCTCCACGGGATTCCAGCGCGGCCTTGCGGAAGCCGAGGAACGCCGACTTCTGGTCGGGCAGGTACTGCCAGGGGGTTTCCGTGGCGCGGTTGCCGAGGAAGGCGAAGTGCGGGGCCGCGTCCGCGAAGTGGCCGCCCAGCGAGAAGGCGAACGCGAACGCGTTGTGCGCGCCGACCGAGTTCCAGTCGGGCCGGTGGTCCGGGTGCAGCACCGAGACCTGGGCGGCGAAGCGCAGGTCGTCGCGGACCGGCACGCCCCGCAGGTACGCGGCGTCCTCGCCGCTCGGCAGGTCCAGCCAGTGCTCGATGTGGGCGAGGGCCACCACGGCGGCGGAGTTCGACGCGTCGGGGGCCCCGGTCGCGCACTCGCGGGCGAAGCCGTGCGCCGCTTCCCAGGAGCCGCCCCACTTCGGGCACAGCTGCTGCAGCAGCTGCGACTGCGCGCGGTACTGGTGCGGATGGTGCGCGGACAGCCGGTCGTAACGGCGACGCGCCTCGGCCTGCCCCAGCTGCAGACCGCGCGCGGTCGTCAGCCGGGTGATCCAGGCGAGGGCGTACGAGGGCTGCTCGGCGCAGACCTCGATCAGCAGCTGTTCGGCCCGCCGCAGCCAGTCGTGGAACTGGCTGAACCGGTCCTGCGAGACGTACTTGGCGCGGGCGCCGCTGCGGATGTCCCAGCCGATGTACACGTACCGCTCGGCGAGCAGGGTGCGGGGCAGTGGGTCGGCGGGCGATTCGGCCGCCGCCCGCTCCAGGAAGCCCTCGACGCCGGCGATGTCGGCGAGGAGGCCGGCGGCCGAGGCGAGCCTGTCGACGGAGCCGAGCCCCGCGAAGCAGTCCCGGACGGCCGGCCAGTCCCCGGCCTGCGCGGCGGTGCGCAGCGGGATCAGCTCGGGTGTGTTGTCGTACGGGTCGAACGTCGGCGCCGAAAGGCCTATGGGTCTGCCGCCGGACATGCCGCCGGTCGTGTTGTCGGTCGTGCTGGTCATTCCCCCGCCCCCTGGCGTCCCCTTCCGCGGCGCGCGGGCTGGCCCCCCAGGGCGCGCGGCGGTGAAATCCTGCTGGAAAGTCTACGTTCGACTTGACGTGCTCAAGTCGCCGCAGGCTAGCAGCAGGGGGTGACGGTGAGGCCCTAGGGTGCTGGGCATGAGCATCATCGGGGTCGGTATCGACGTGGCCGAGATCGAGCGCTTCACGGCGTCCATGGAACGGACACCCGGGCTCGCCGAACGGCTGTTCCTGCGGAGCGAGTTGCTGCTGCCGAGCGGCGAGCGCAGGGGCATGGCCTCGCTGGCGGCCCGGTTCGCGGCGAAGGAGGCCCTGGCCAAGGCGCTCGGGGCCCCGCCCGGACTGCTGTGGACGGACGCCGAGGTGTACGTCGAGGAGAGCGGGCGGCCCCGGTTGCGGGTGCGGGGGAGCGTCGCCGCCCGGGCGGCCGAACTGGGCGTCACGGGATGGCACGTGTCG
It includes:
- the coaA gene encoding type I pantothenate kinase, which encodes MPRSAHRHRPEATPYVDLTRSEWSALREKTPLPLTAEELEKLRGLGDVIDLDEVRDIYLPLSRLLNLYVGATDGLRGALNTFLGEKGSQSGTPFVIGVAGSVAVGKSTVARLLQALLSRWPEHPRVELVTTDGFLLPTRELEARGLMSRKGFPESYDRRALTRFVADIKAGKGEVTAPVYSHLIYDIVPDRRLTVRRPDILIVEGLNVLQPALPGSDGRTRVGLADYFDFSVYVDASTEDIERWYLSRFRKLRQTAFQNPDSYFRKYTQVSEEEALDYARTLWRTINKPNLVENIAPTRGRAGLVVRKGPDHKVQRLRLRKL
- the glmS gene encoding glutamine--fructose-6-phosphate transaminase (isomerizing), encoding MCGIVGYVGSQSALDVVMAGLKRLEYRGYDSAGVAVPADGGLAAAKKAGKLVNLEKELTEWPLPAGTTGIGHTRWATHGGPTDVNAHPHLDNAGRVAVVHNGIIENFAALRAELAERGHELLSETDTEAVAHLLAEEFSVTSDLAEAMRLVCRRLEGAFTLVAVHADEPDVVVGARRNSPLVVGVGEGEAFLASDVAAFIAHTRSAVELGQDQVVELRRDGVTVTGFDGRPAEVRSYHVDWDASAAEKGGYDYFMLKEIAEQPKAVADTLLGRIDAGGSLTLDEVRIPARELREIDKIVVVACGTAFHAGLIAKYAIEHWTRIPCEVELASEFRYRDPILGARSLVIAISQSGETMDTLMALRHARDQGSKVLAICNTNGSTIPRESDAVLYTHAGPEVAVASTKAFLTQLVACYLVALYLGQVRGTKWGDEIRAVVRDLARISGEVERVLETMEPVRELARSLADKDTVLFLGRHVGYPVALEGALKLKELAYMHAEGFAAGELKHGPIALIEEGLPVVVVVPSPRGRSVLHDKIVSNIQEIRARGACTIVIAEEGDEAVVPYADHLVRIPATPVLLQPLVATVPLQVFACELATARGNEVDQPRNLAKSVTVE
- a CDS encoding M16 family metallopeptidase; amino-acid sequence: MTTNLHKHDDVDDLDGLTPHDDLDGLAALEGLVSHTTTNGVPTLYAPAPASGKEITAGLFFRVGRADETLATAGLTHLVEHLALHRLGLSDLHYNGATANTYTLFHVHGSEEEVVEYLNSVCAALRDLPMERLETEREILRTEAAGRGGGPQHRMPLWRYGAQSYGLSSYNELGTWSLTPDQVRHWAETRFTRDNAVLWIAGDHVPEGLDLTLPRGSRFPAPAATSALPVTPAFIGGDDGHVVLTSVLRRSTAASVFADVLGRALFQDLRQEGGYSYSAEADYSPRDAEFATLTAYADALPQKQDAVVGGFVDTLARLRAGRIEQAELDSVRAKLLKVYDTPDLGAALLPSYALSLLIGHRILTPDQLRAELNAVTTRDLHEVARQAWDAALLQVPGRGVDWAGLTLAPQFSTAAVTGTRHPSLEDEDVTLVIGAEGVSLLTPKGPVTVRYDACAAMTAYPDGARALTGHDGFPVTVEPTLYKGVTPDRIAALDAAVPDDAIVRMPAREPDRIPQPQPRKRPPTARTAGADGSVRGWTTALWLVGLLAAAWGVLCGVVTADESAMADPQWDAVTGLWIMELPLLLTTWKLFAARRRRTRR
- a CDS encoding DUF389 domain-containing protein, which gives rise to MLHLRLITPAERTDDVVRLIERTVGATHLVVLPRAARNPAGDVVLCDVAREAGDELLTRLQQLGLEETGSIAVENIDLSLSRRADKAEAEAPGEAADAVLWEHLTDATHEDSTLSVTYLAFITLATMIAACGVVLDNAVLIVGAMAVGPEFGPLAGVCTAIVQRAPRLAVRSLIALLVGFAVAMAATVGFSLFMDAVSLFSEAKLEGDRPQTGFVYAPDWFSFVVAVLAGVAGTLSLTSAKSGALVGVAISVTTVPAAANAAVALSYGDMSQTWGSAKQLLLNLLGIVLAGTLTLLLQKWAWSTQHRRTQHP
- a CDS encoding holo-ACP synthase, whose amino-acid sequence is MSIIGVGIDVAEIERFTASMERTPGLAERLFLRSELLLPSGERRGMASLAARFAAKEALAKALGAPPGLLWTDAEVYVEESGRPRLRVRGSVAARAAELGVTGWHVSLSHDAGVASAVVVAEG